The following are encoded in a window of Anopheles gambiae chromosome X, idAnoGambNW_F1_1, whole genome shotgun sequence genomic DNA:
- the LOC133391430 gene encoding uncharacterized protein LOC133391430 has protein sequence MAIDDPKNDPDERCFLAQQKSNLHCLNDANISICLQQYLTVPFSIVQTRRPKGYAELSIVPDFWVQGTSHKKTYLFWPNVKGNIQHLITNDNSVPEEGWTKQECQIKRQGLSYEAADCTIMIMSGESSTDSGKEPILASCRETTSYADMFSTRIVENSLTPIRVENEIDISSPPTSPLTPSLSEVDEYVGSVEVVPEEVSRDKTIKEILEAQTNMMIELRNEQKQILKEQKKIVSRIGIIEVQLNTLLNHTVVSTTNLTGFDHPFVDNAEDLEKFEKDLDEEEYYTQVVSLLKQKIIDKDINNRMLATLDALFDRSFLTKCTWTGISKSGTKIAMHSFKNVVNLFKCVGSTNLVPVTDETVRGFFMNRLKHALERSKAKGLRKSTSRKRKLI, from the exons ATGGCGATCGATGATCcaaaaaatgatccggatgagcGGTGCTTTTTGGCGCAGCAGAAGAGCAATTTGCACTGCTTGAACGATGCGAA CATTTCTATTTGTTTACAGCAATATCTAACTGTGCCATTCTCAATAGTGCAAACCCGTAGGCCTAAAGGGTACGCTGAATTAAGCATTGTTCCTGATTTCTGGGTTCAAGGCACTagccataaaaaaacatatctgTTTTGGCCAAACGTTAAAGGAAACATACAACATCTAATTACGAATGATAATAGTGTTCCGGAAGAAGGATGGACGAAACAGGAGTGTCAGATTAAGCGGCAAGGATTATCATACGAAGCTGCTGATTGCACTATAATGATCATGTCCGGTGAATCATCTACAGATTCCGGAAAGGAACCGATATTAGCTAGTTGCAGAGAAACAACTTCATACGCTGATATGTTTTCAACAAGAATTGTGGAAAACTCTTTAACTCCAATCCGCGTCGAGAATGAAATCGACATCTCCTCACCACCTACGTCGCCTCTTACACCAAGTTTGTCAGAAGTGGATGAATATGTTGGTTCAGTTGAGGTAGTCCCAGAAGAAGTTTCACGTGACAAGACGATAAAAGAAATACTAGAAGCCCAAACTAATATGATGATAGAGCTTCGTAATGAGCAAAAGCAGAttttaaaagaacaaaagaaaatagtGAGTCGTATCGGCATAATCGAAGTACAATTAAATACTTTACTTAATCATACCGTAGTAAGTACTACTAATCTCACTGGTTTTGACCATCCATTCGTAGACAATGCCGAAGATCTggaaaaatttgaaaaagatTTAGATGAGGAAGAATATTATACCCAAGTAGTAAGcttattgaaacaaaaaattattgATAAAGATATAAACAACAGAATGTTAGCAACCCTTGATGCCCTTTTCGATAGGAGTTTCTTAACAAAGTGCACATGGACAGGTATTTCTAAATCAGGAACTAAAATAGCAATGcattcatttaaaaatgtaGTAAATCTTTTTAAATGCGTAGGAAGTACTAACCTTGTGCCAGTCACAGATGAAACGGTGCGAGGTTTCTTCATGAATAGATTGAAACACGCATTAGAACGATCTAAGGCCAAAGGTCTACGCAAATCAACTAGCcgtaaaagaaaattaatataa
- the LOC133391431 gene encoding uncharacterized protein LOC133391431, translated as MSDENYARNMKKNGLLYRRKRKLEDLRKEEECGAAAEFDYTDTTDGMVQPNSDITAKLLGEASFQGDGEQFPLMFSPNEEEAKSGKEEAECGEGEAESVEGEAESDEEEDEIDEGAIDFDTMSVSDCLHYFALYTNQKHSAINMLLKILRTKTNVALPKDARALLNTNRKRPKIKDLGNGSFWNRGIRKSLIQSLRFAKVPETLSLNIFIDGLPLHKSSKIQFWPIMINIKEMPQIAPITAAIFCGRTKPKDVRRFMKPLVHELNMLMDVGMVLNNRRVTIKVRAIIADSPARAFLKGVAYFNGKEGCAKCTCEGEFNDEGRCTIFKDTNAPLRTDRNFRHYY; from the exons ATGTCTGATGAAAATTACGCACGCAATATGAAAAAGAATGGTTTGTTGTACAGACGAAAAAGGAAGTTGGAAGAtttaagaaaagaagaagagtgtggtgctgctgcggaATTCGACTATACCGATACGACTGATG GTATGGTGCAACCAAACAGTGACATTACAGCTAAACTTCTTGGTGAAGCATCTTTTCAAGGGGATGGCGAACAATTTCCGCTGATGTTTAGTCCAAACGAGGAAGAAGCCAAGAGTGGTAAAGAAGAAGCCGAGTGTGGTGAAGGTGAAGCTGAGAGTGTCGAAGGAGAAGCTGAGAgtgacgaagaagaagatgagaTAGACGAAGGAGCTATTGATTTTGATACAATGTCAGTCTCTGattgtttgcattattttgcaTTGTATACCAATCAAAAGCACTCGGCGATAAATATGTTGCTTAAGATTTTGAGGACGAAGACTAATGTTGCTCTCCCAAAAGATGCCAGAGCGCTTCTAAACACCAATAGAAAGCGTCCAAAAATAAAAGATCTGGGAAATGGTTCATTCTGGAACCGTGGCATTAGGAAAAGTCTAATTCAAAGTTTACG attTGCAAAAGTACCAGAAACACTatctttaaacattttcatcGACGGGCTTCCGTTGCACAAAAGCagtaaaatacaattttggCCGATCATGATCAACATAAAGGAAATGCCTCAGATTGCCCCAATCACAGCAGCTATTTTTTGTGGACGTACCAAAccaaaagatgtgagaaggtTTATGAAACCACTGGTTCATGAGCTGAATATGTTAATGGACGTTGGTATGGTGCTGAATAATCGTCGAGTCACAATTAAAGTACGGGCAATAATAGCGGATTCTCCTGCCAGAGCTTTTTTAAAAG gTGTTGCATATTTCAATGGCAAGGAGGGATGTGCAAAGTGCACCTGCGAGGGAGAATTCAATGACGAAGGCAGATGTACCATTTTTAAGGATACAAATGCACCACTGAGAACGGATCGTAACTTTCGTC ATTACTATTAG